A window from Piliocolobus tephrosceles isolate RC106 chromosome 11, ASM277652v3, whole genome shotgun sequence encodes these proteins:
- the PAX3 gene encoding paired box protein Pax-3 isoform X5: MTTLAGAVPRMMRPGPGQNYPRSGFPLEVSTPLGQGRVNQLGGVFINGRPLPNHIRHKIVEMAHHGIRPCVISRQLRVSHGCVSKILCRYQETGSIRPGAIGGSKPKQVTTPDVEKKIEEYKRENPGMFSWEIRDKLLKDSVCDRNTVPSVSSISRILRSKFGKGEEEEADLERKEAEESEKKAKHSIDGILSERGKALVSGVSPQ; the protein is encoded by the exons ATGACCACGCTGGCCGGCGCTGTGCCCAGGATGATGCGGCCGGGCCCGGGGCAGAACTACCCGCGCAGCGGGTTCCCTCTGGAAG TGTCCACTCCCCTCGGCCAGGGCCGCGTCAACCAGCTCGGCGGCGTTTTTATCAACGGCAGGCCGCTGCCCAACCACATCCGCCACAAGATCGTGGAGATGGCCCACCACGGCATCCGGCCCTGCGTCATCTCGCGCCAGCTGCGCGTGTCCCACGGCTGCGTCTCCAAGATCCTGTGCAGGTACCAGGAGACCGGCTCCATACGTCCTGGTGCCATTGGCGGCAGCAAGCCCAAG CAGGTGACAACGCCTGACGTGGAGAAGAAAATTGAGGAATACAAAAGAGAGAACCCGGGCATGTTCAGCTGGGAAATCCGAGACAAATTACTTAAGGACTCGGTCTGTGATCGAAACACCGTGCCCTCAG TGAGTTCCATCAGCCGCATCCTGAGGAGTAAATTCGGGAAAGGTGAAGAGGAGGAGGCCGACTtggagaggaaggaggcagaggaaagCGAGAAGAAGGCCAAACACAGCATCGACGGCATCCTGAGCGAGCGAG GAAAGGCCCTGGTCTCCGGAGTTTCCCCGCagtaa